CGGCCCAGAATAAGAAGGACGTGGATGAGCTTCCCGCTCCCGCCAAGAAGGGCTTGAAGATTTACACCCACAAGCACATCGACGAAATCATCAAGATTCTCTTTGTGAAGCCCGGTGCTAAACAGGTGAAAGCGGAAAGCTTAAAGGTTAAAGAATCGAAGGCTAGTGCCGTCGCAGTTAAGGTGACGAAGCCCGCGAAGGTGGCTGAGAAACCCGCTGCGAAGGCTACTAAGAAAAAGTAGCGTGTCATCTTAACGCGCAAAAAAAGTGTCATCCTGAGGCATAACATGCCGAAGGATCTGGCATTCTAAGAAGTGATTTAGGCCCGCGGAACAAAAACCGCGGGTTCTTTTTTGATATTAAAATTCCCGACTGATCTTTCGGTAATTGGCTTTGACTTTCTTGACGTAGTCGAATGTTTCATACTTCATCGTTATCAAGCGCAAGAGTTCAAAATACTTGAAGGTCTTGTATAGCTCTGCCTGCCTGTATCCGCCATTATAGTGGGCTAGCATCAAGTTGATATCGCCACCATACTCGTGGTAAAGCATGGAGAGGAACTTTACACCAATCTGGATGTTGTCTTTCGGATCCGTCAGGTTGTATTGGGAAAGTTTTAGCTTTTGGGCAACGTTTTTACCTGTGATGGGCATGACCTGCATGAGCCCCAAGGCTCCCACGCGGCTCTTGGCATTGACCTTGAACTTGCTTTCCTGTGCGATGACCGCGGCCACCAATTTGTAATCCACGTCGTACTGTTTTGAGTAAGTCAGGATGTAGCTTGAAAAACGTTCCACGTCGGCTGCGCTTAATTTCTGATTTACCGAGCCGATGAACTTCTTCAGTTTTTCTGGGGAATCTTTTTTACCGAAAAAAGTGAGGACTTCCTTATGGTTTGCAACTTCATCCATATAATCTTCTACTGCGGGGAGAACACCCCCGCATAGGAAAAGAATCGCAAATATGACCAGTAGAATTTTCTTCAAAGTTTTAAGCCTTTCTCGGGAGCAATATATAAAAAGTTATATTTCGGTTATGGAATTTACTCTTGAAGAAATGCGTAGCCAGTTGGCTAAATTGGAATCGAGAATCTCTGCCGCTTGCGCTCAGACGGGCCGTTCCCGTGAATCTGTGCTTTTGGTTTGGGTGAGCAAGTTTCACCCGGCGGAAGCTGTAGAAAATGCAATTGCCTTGGGCGCAAAGGTCTTCGGTGAGAACCGCGTGCAGGAAGCGGAATCCAAGTTCAGCACCCGCCTCACCGCAAAGGACGGCTCCCCGGTGCAGTGCCATGTCATTGGCCCGGTGCAGAGCAACAAGTTGAAGAAGGCTGCCATCGTCGCAGACTGCATCCATTCCATCGCAAACATGGAAGCGGTCGAAAAGCTGGAAAAGGTCTGCGCAGGCCTGCCCAGTGAAAACGGTGCCGCCTCCGGCAAGACTCTGGAAATTCTTTTCCAGGTGAACGCCGGTGAAGAAGAAACCAAGAGCGGTTTGGATGTAGCCAATGCTGACGCCTTCCTGGCAGAACTTGAAAAATTCGCGGGCGCCTGTGGCCCTGACGGCAAGAGCGAAAAATTCCCTCACTTAAAATTCCGCGGCCTCATGACCATCGGCAAGAACACCGGTGTCGCAGAAGATTCCCGCGAATGCTTCGCCTTCCTCCGCAATCTCCAGCAGAAGTACTTGGCCAAGGGCGGTGTGTTCGCAAACTTCGACCAGCTTTCCATGGGCATGACCGGCGACCTGGAAGTTGCCATCGAAGAAGGCTCCACCATGATCCGCGTAGGCACCGCCCTCTTCGGCGAACGTGACTACAGCAAGCCCGTCAACGATCCTGTCTAATTATTGGATATCGGAATCGAAGTGGCCCCCGCAATGGGGGCTATTTTTTTTGTGAGATTTCCTTGACGATGTTCAGAAATTATTCTATATTAATAGTTGAACAACTATTCAACTGAATTCTGCAGAAGCTTTATCCGGGATTTTGTAATCTGATTGGATAATGGAGGAATGATGGTAGAGAAGGACTTGGAATTTGAGGGATCCGATTGCAGCTGCATCCACGATGAAGTGGTGGAAGCGGTTCGTGCCCAAATGCCGGAAGACGAGTCTTTAATGGATCTAGCGGACACTTTCAAGATTTTCAGTGACTTTACCCGTGTGAAGATTCTTTGCGCCTTGATGAAGTCTGAAATGTGTGTTAGCGATATTTCTGTTCTGCTTTCCATGACAAAATCTTCCATTTCCCATCAGCTACGAATACTGAAGCAATCGAACCTGGTTAAGTACCGAAAGGTTGGGAGCGTTGTCTACTATGCTCTTGCCGATGATCACGTGAAGATGATCTTTAATCAGGGCATGGAACACGTGTTGGAAGAACAATAAGAAGTGCGGGAAATCCGCGTTTCTTTTTGCGATTGATGTTGAAGGATTGTTCAACTGATAAACTAACGAACCCGCGATAAACATGGAAACGGGTCAAAAATTTTAACAATGGAAGGCCTCGGGCCAAAGGATGAAAAATGAAGAAGAAGTTCAAGTTGCAGGATCTGGAGTGCGCAAACTGTGCCGCAAAGATGGAAGCTGCCATCAAGAAGATTGACGGGGTCAATGATGCGTCCGTTAATTTCCTGACACAGAAGTTCATGCTTGATGCAGACGATGCCCGCTTTGATGCAATCCTTGCTGAAGCCAAGGCTATTTGTGCCAAGGTGGAGCCGGATTGCAAGATCTTGGATTAACCGTACCATTGAAAATCCCTTTTATCCGAGACAAAGATGACAAAGTCCCAAAAAAGAAATCTGACAAGAATCATCATTACGGCCTTGATCTTTTTTCCTCTCTTGATATTGGAAAATATCGGGATTCTTGATGATGTTAATTTGTTTGGAAAACAGTGGATCCTTCCGCTGATTCTTTTTGCTATTCCCTATGCTGTCATTGGCTACGATATTTTCTTGAAGGCGGTTGGCAATATTCGAAATGGCCAGGTCTTTGACGAAAACTTCCTGATGATGGTTGCCACTGTTGCCGCATTCGGCATACAGGAATTTTCCGAGGCTGTGGCGGTGATGCTGTTCTATCAGGTGGGGGAGTGGTTCCAGGTATACGCTGTTGGAAAGTCACGAAAGTCCATTTCCGATATGATGGATATTTGCCCGGAATATGCCAATATTGAAAAGGATGGTGTCCTTGAGCAGGTGGACCCCGATGATGTGGAAATCGATCAAGTCATTGTGGTGAAGCCCGGGGAAAGGATTCCTCTTGACGGTGTTGTTGTGGAGGGTTCGTCTTTTGTTGATACGGTGGCACTTACCGGAGAATCTGTTCCTCGCAAGGTTTGTGTCGGAGGCGAAGTTGTCAGTGGCTGTGTAAATGGCAATGGAACATTGAAAGTTCGTGTTACCAAGGCATTCGAGGATTCTACGGTTTCGCGCATTTTGGAACTGGTTGAAAATGCCAGTAGTAAGAAGGCTAAGGTTGAAAATTTCATTACCCGATTTGCCAGGGTCTATACGCCTATTGTAACGGGCCTTGCTGTTCTGCTCGCTGTCGTTCCTACTGTATTATTGGGAGAGCCCGCTGGCATGTGGGTGGAACGAGCCTGTATCTTCCTGGTGATTTCCTGCCCTTGTGCGTTGGTGATATCCGTTCCGCTGGGCTTTTTCGGTGGCATTGGGGCTTCATCGAAACTTGGCGTCTTGGTAAAGGGCAGTAACTATCTGGAGTTGATTTCTGAAGTCAGGACCATCGTCTTCGACAAGACGGGTACGCTTACAAAAGGTCAGTTCAAGGTTTCGGAAGTAAAACCTGCAAAGAATATCTCGAGGGAATCTTTGCTGGAAATTGCAGCACTGGGGGAGTCCTGCTCAAATCATCCTATTGCCAGTTCAATCCGTGAAGCTTACGGCAAGACCTTGGATATGAACCGTGTTACCGCCGGGGAGGAAATTTCCGGTCAGGGTATAAGAATCTGTGTAGACGGAGTGGAAACCTTTCTTGGTAATGAAAAGCTGATGGCA
The genomic region above belongs to Fibrobacter sp. and contains:
- a CDS encoding YggS family pyridoxal phosphate-dependent enzyme yields the protein MEFTLEEMRSQLAKLESRISAACAQTGRSRESVLLVWVSKFHPAEAVENAIALGAKVFGENRVQEAESKFSTRLTAKDGSPVQCHVIGPVQSNKLKKAAIVADCIHSIANMEAVEKLEKVCAGLPSENGAASGKTLEILFQVNAGEEETKSGLDVANADAFLAELEKFAGACGPDGKSEKFPHLKFRGLMTIGKNTGVAEDSRECFAFLRNLQQKYLAKGGVFANFDQLSMGMTGDLEVAIEEGSTMIRVGTALFGERDYSKPVNDPV
- a CDS encoding metalloregulator ArsR/SmtB family transcription factor, which gives rise to MVEKDLEFEGSDCSCIHDEVVEAVRAQMPEDESLMDLADTFKIFSDFTRVKILCALMKSEMCVSDISVLLSMTKSSISHQLRILKQSNLVKYRKVGSVVYYALADDHVKMIFNQGMEHVLEEQ
- a CDS encoding cation transporter, whose product is MKKKFKLQDLECANCAAKMEAAIKKIDGVNDASVNFLTQKFMLDADDARFDAILAEAKAICAKVEPDCKILD
- a CDS encoding heavy metal translocating P-type ATPase; this encodes MENIGILDDVNLFGKQWILPLILFAIPYAVIGYDIFLKAVGNIRNGQVFDENFLMMVATVAAFGIQEFSEAVAVMLFYQVGEWFQVYAVGKSRKSISDMMDICPEYANIEKDGVLEQVDPDDVEIDQVIVVKPGERIPLDGVVVEGSSFVDTVALTGESVPRKVCVGGEVVSGCVNGNGTLKVRVTKAFEDSTVSRILELVENASSKKAKVENFITRFARVYTPIVTGLAVLLAVVPTVLLGEPAGMWVERACIFLVISCPCALVISVPLGFFGGIGASSKLGVLVKGSNYLELISEVRTIVFDKTGTLTKGQFKVSEVKPAKNISRESLLEIAALGESCSNHPIASSIREAYGKTLDMNRVTAGEEISGQGIRICVDGVETFLGNEKLMASQDVNVPREISDGAVGSTVVYISQAGEFLGAILIADVIKDGASDAIRSLKSAGVEKCVMLSGDRRAAAEAVASMLGLDEVRSELLPADKVACVEELLARQTSGKLAFVGDGINDAPVLSRVDVGIAMGSMGSDAAIEAADIVIMDDNLGKIPAVIRLARRTMGIVRQNIAFAIGVKILIMVLGAVGIANMWMAVFGDVGVAVLAILNAMRTLRFK
- a CDS encoding lytic transglycosylase domain-containing protein: MDEVANHKEVLTFFGKKDSPEKLKKFIGSVNQKLSAADVERFSSYILTYSKQYDVDYKLVAAVIAQESKFKVNAKSRVGALGLMQVMPITGKNVAQKLKLSQYNLTDPKDNIQIGVKFLSMLYHEYGGDINLMLAHYNGGYRQAELYKTFKYFELLRLITMKYETFDYVKKVKANYRKISREF